In one Sphingobium sp. MI1205 genomic region, the following are encoded:
- the ispH gene encoding 4-hydroxy-3-methylbut-2-enyl diphosphate reductase: protein MTARSPLKLLIAAPRGFCAGVDRAIVIVERAIEKYGAPVYVRHEIVHNKYVVDTLKAKGAIFVEELDQVPDGVPVVFSAHGVPKAVPAKAEERGLDYLDATCPLVSKVHRQAERQAEAGRHILFIGHKGHPEVVGTFGQVDAGHMTLIETVEDAEAFTPSDPENLAFLTQTTLSVDDTAAIVEALQRRFPSIHAPKGEDICYATSNRQAAVKAIAAHCEAMYVIGAPNSSNSLRLVEVSTREGTPARLIERADDIDFPWLENVRTLGLTAGASAPEVLVREVVDRLAARFDVTEEHVETARENIAFKLPRGLETA from the coding sequence ATGACCGCCCGTTCTCCCCTGAAGCTGCTGATCGCCGCACCGCGCGGCTTCTGCGCCGGTGTCGACCGCGCCATCGTCATCGTCGAAAGGGCGATCGAGAAATATGGCGCGCCCGTCTATGTCCGGCATGAGATCGTCCACAATAAATATGTGGTCGATACGCTGAAGGCCAAGGGAGCGATCTTCGTCGAGGAATTGGACCAGGTACCCGATGGCGTGCCGGTCGTCTTTTCCGCCCATGGCGTGCCCAAGGCCGTGCCCGCGAAGGCGGAGGAACGCGGCCTGGATTATCTGGACGCCACCTGTCCGCTGGTCAGCAAGGTGCACCGGCAGGCGGAGCGGCAAGCCGAGGCAGGACGCCATATTCTGTTCATAGGGCACAAGGGGCATCCCGAAGTCGTGGGCACCTTCGGTCAGGTGGACGCAGGTCACATGACATTGATCGAGACGGTGGAAGATGCCGAAGCCTTCACGCCTTCGGACCCTGAAAATCTGGCCTTCCTGACCCAGACGACGCTGTCGGTCGATGATACCGCCGCGATCGTGGAGGCTTTGCAGCGTCGGTTCCCGTCGATCCACGCGCCCAAGGGCGAGGACATCTGCTACGCAACATCGAACCGGCAGGCGGCGGTCAAGGCGATCGCGGCGCACTGCGAGGCAATGTATGTGATCGGCGCGCCCAACAGTTCCAATTCGCTGCGTCTGGTGGAAGTGTCGACCCGCGAAGGCACGCCCGCACGACTGATCGAGCGCGCCGACGACATCGACTTCCCATGGTTGGAGAATGTGCGCACGCTGGGGCTGACCGCCGGGGCCTCCGCGCCCGAAGTGCTGGTGCGCGAAGTGGTGGACCGGCTGGCGGCGCGCTTCGACGTGACCGAGGAGCACGTGGAAACAGCACGCGAAAACATCGCCTTCAAGCTGCCGCGCGGACTGGAGACGGCGTAA